In a single window of the Williamwhitmania sp. genome:
- a CDS encoding TetR/AcrR family transcriptional regulator, which produces MKQSTEVRQTQIKRAVLDIIHSDGLRNVSTRMLSQRIGISEATIFRHFASKQDIILSIISDVQKDFIGSLRTIANSNIEPEKRLEMFISQTVKYLVDNRGITMVLFSGALNNSDAELKSNLQQIFNSQKNLVSKIFLDGIAIGKWDDSIPVENLAMLYMGFPVSLNIGLILGAGEFCAENICSQMMQMLQKILTK; this is translated from the coding sequence ATGAAGCAATCAACCGAAGTACGACAGACCCAAATAAAGCGCGCTGTGCTTGACATTATCCATTCCGATGGGTTACGGAATGTGTCAACTCGAATGCTATCCCAAAGGATTGGTATAAGTGAGGCTACAATATTTAGACATTTTGCATCTAAGCAGGATATCATCCTTTCCATTATTAGCGATGTGCAAAAGGATTTTATCGGCTCCTTGCGCACCATTGCCAATTCTAACATTGAACCGGAGAAACGCTTGGAGATGTTTATTTCACAAACAGTTAAGTACCTTGTAGACAACAGAGGCATCACCATGGTGCTTTTTTCTGGAGCGTTGAATAACAGCGACGCTGAGTTAAAAAGTAACCTACAGCAGATATTCAATAGCCAAAAAAACCTAGTAAGCAAAATATTTCTCGATGGCATTGCTATAGGCAAGTGGGACGATAGCATTCCTGTCGAGAATTTAGCCATGCTTTATATGGGGTTTCCTGTTTCGCTTAACATAGGTCTAATTCTAGGCGCTGGGGAATTTTGTGCTGAGAATATCTGCAGTCAGATGATGCAAATGTTGCAGAAAATTCTAACAAAATAA
- a CDS encoding thioredoxin family protein yields the protein MNIKVLGSGCTKCKALEKVTREAVTAMGVSAEVEKVEDIQKIMGYGVMRTPALVINEKVVLSGRLPSLSEIKEIISKNQ from the coding sequence ATGAACATTAAAGTATTGGGAAGCGGCTGTACCAAGTGCAAGGCGCTCGAAAAAGTTACCCGTGAAGCCGTTACCGCGATGGGCGTTAGCGCTGAGGTTGAAAAGGTTGAGGACATTCAGAAGATTATGGGTTACGGAGTGATGCGAACCCCCGCGTTGGTTATCAACGAAAAGGTGGTGCTCAGTGGTCGATTGCCCTCGCTATCGGAGATAAAGGAGATTATTTCGAAGAATCAGTAA
- a CDS encoding efflux RND transporter periplasmic adaptor subunit, producing MKKKTIITVVIVVLILAGGILAVKRAEKRDASAPVAKTYAMVVSTMKPELKEVTLTLPYLALVQNDEDVVVASKIAARIESLKPSGTDVSKGTVIVRLDNTSIESGVQSIKAQISAASTGLKNLQATHKRTLELLAVKGASIEQSEMEESKIAETEAKIEALNQSLNDIRNTQSYATITAPVSGIISKTMLNVGDMAMPGMPIAIISSNRGAYLKLSVPADLKVYGATINGQSYDAIALNSTFNSLAEYKIQVKNLNLMTGERVEVNVIVYNGKAVKLPFDAILNRNGKSYVFVKNNDKAVATEVSIIQSGEDGAVISNNDLAGKEVVVEKQDILLKLLSGVALKSKEE from the coding sequence ATGAAAAAGAAAACGATAATCACCGTTGTCATAGTTGTTTTAATATTGGCAGGCGGTATTTTGGCCGTAAAAAGAGCCGAAAAGAGAGATGCTTCAGCACCCGTTGCAAAAACGTATGCCATGGTGGTATCCACCATGAAACCGGAACTGAAGGAAGTAACCCTTACCTTGCCCTACCTAGCTCTTGTTCAAAATGACGAAGATGTGGTGGTGGCATCCAAAATAGCAGCCCGTATCGAGTCTTTAAAGCCAAGCGGCACCGATGTATCCAAAGGTACTGTCATTGTAAGGCTCGATAATACCAGTATCGAAAGTGGGGTACAAAGTATCAAAGCCCAGATTTCTGCTGCTAGTACTGGTCTTAAAAACCTTCAGGCCACGCATAAGCGGACGCTCGAACTCCTGGCAGTGAAAGGTGCATCTATTGAGCAATCCGAAATGGAAGAGAGTAAAATTGCCGAAACGGAAGCGAAGATCGAAGCGTTGAACCAAAGCCTGAACGATATCAGAAACACCCAGTCTTACGCAACTATTACTGCACCTGTATCCGGCATAATTTCAAAAACAATGCTTAACGTTGGTGATATGGCTATGCCAGGTATGCCCATCGCCATTATCAGCTCCAACCGCGGCGCATACCTGAAACTTAGTGTACCGGCCGATCTGAAAGTTTATGGTGCAACCATCAATGGACAAAGCTATGATGCAATTGCGCTCAATAGCACTTTTAACAGCCTCGCAGAGTATAAAATCCAGGTAAAGAACCTTAACCTGATGACAGGCGAACGCGTGGAAGTAAATGTGATAGTGTACAACGGCAAAGCAGTGAAGCTACCCTTCGATGCTATTTTAAACCGAAATGGTAAGAGTTACGTGTTTGTTAAAAACAACGATAAGGCCGTGGCCACTGAGGTTTCTATCATCCAATCCGGCGAAGATGGCGCTGTGATAAGCAATAACGATCTTGCCGGGAAAGAAGTGGTGGTTGAAAAACAGGATATCCTGCTAAAACTTCTTTCAGGCGTTGCACTAAAAAGCAAGGAGGAATAA
- a CDS encoding cation diffusion facilitator family transporter, with translation MESNEKHHHHHDVSGKNLGITIALNIVIAAVEAAGGFISGSMALLSDATHNFSDVISLLVSYMANRLAKRDASQAQTFGYRRSEIFAAFLNSATLIVLAIFILVEAVKRLIIPAPISADWVIYLSLLSILVNGASVLFIKGDTEDNLNMKSAYLHLFSDMLTSIAVLAGGLAMKYLQWFWVDSVFSITIAIYLLYLSWNIFKTSLKMLMQFTPPGINLEQIVLQLEQISGVKNIHHVHVWQLSEHEIMFEAHVDLRNDISISGFEKILAVIQKTLFGFEITHCTIQPEFGVEDSKHIIHN, from the coding sequence ATGGAATCAAACGAAAAGCACCATCACCATCACGATGTAAGCGGCAAAAACCTTGGAATAACCATTGCGCTTAACATAGTGATAGCTGCTGTTGAAGCGGCTGGCGGGTTTATTTCGGGTAGCATGGCGCTGCTTAGCGATGCAACTCACAACTTCAGCGATGTGATTTCGTTGTTGGTGAGCTATATGGCTAACCGGCTTGCCAAGCGAGATGCAAGCCAAGCACAAACTTTCGGTTACAGACGCTCCGAGATATTTGCTGCATTTTTGAACTCTGCTACCTTGATTGTACTTGCCATTTTTATACTGGTGGAAGCAGTGAAACGGTTAATAATCCCAGCACCAATTTCCGCCGATTGGGTAATTTATCTTTCGCTGCTCAGCATTCTTGTTAATGGTGCCAGCGTTCTATTTATTAAGGGAGATACAGAGGATAATCTCAATATGAAATCGGCCTACCTGCACCTCTTCAGCGACATGCTTACCTCTATTGCTGTATTGGCAGGAGGTTTGGCCATGAAATACCTTCAGTGGTTTTGGGTCGACTCAGTTTTCTCTATTACAATTGCCATATACCTACTTTATCTCAGCTGGAATATTTTTAAAACTTCACTGAAGATGCTGATGCAGTTTACCCCACCTGGAATCAACTTGGAGCAAATTGTGTTGCAATTGGAGCAAATTTCCGGCGTGAAGAATATTCACCATGTCCACGTCTGGCAGCTCAGTGAGCACGAGATTATGTTTGAGGCGCATGTTGACTTACGAAATGATATATCAATTAGTGGATTCGAGAAGATCTTAGCTGTAATTCAGAAAACCCTATTCGGATTTGAAATAACTCATTGCACTATTCAGCCGGAGTTTGGGGTTGAGGACAGTAAGCATATAATTCACAACTAG
- a CDS encoding aromatic aminobenezylarsenical efflux permease ArsG family transporter has product MSDILNGILDGSTAPWLSALVLGLMTAISPCPLATNITAVGYIGKDLESRNRVFLNGVFYTLGRSITYTVIPLLIFLGANQFQFSGFFQRYGEKFIGPVLIFIGLLMLDVIHLSLRGTGRYAEKLQNRTAWRYWDSLLLGVVFALAFCPYSGVLYFGMLVPMTVTSASGLFLPLIFAVATGIPVIVFAWILAFAVSEVGTVYRRIKTFELWFRRVVALLFLVVGVYYILHAFWGIG; this is encoded by the coding sequence ATGTCCGACATTCTAAATGGCATTCTGGATGGGAGCACGGCTCCTTGGCTATCGGCGCTGGTGCTTGGGTTGATGACCGCCATTAGCCCATGCCCGCTGGCAACCAACATAACAGCGGTGGGCTACATTGGTAAGGATTTGGAGAGTCGTAACCGGGTGTTCCTCAATGGGGTGTTTTACACGTTAGGCCGATCGATAACCTACACGGTTATTCCGCTCCTCATTTTTCTTGGCGCAAATCAGTTCCAATTCTCCGGTTTTTTTCAGCGGTATGGGGAGAAGTTTATTGGGCCTGTTCTCATCTTCATTGGGTTGCTGATGCTCGATGTTATTCACCTGTCGTTGAGGGGAACGGGACGCTATGCCGAAAAGCTTCAGAATAGAACCGCTTGGCGTTATTGGGATTCGCTGCTTCTTGGGGTTGTTTTTGCCCTTGCCTTTTGCCCGTATAGCGGGGTGCTCTACTTTGGCATGCTGGTGCCTATGACCGTCACCAGTGCCTCAGGACTTTTCCTCCCGCTCATTTTTGCCGTGGCCACAGGTATTCCTGTAATCGTTTTTGCGTGGATTCTCGCTTTTGCGGTTTCTGAGGTGGGAACGGTTTACCGGCGCATCAAAACTTTTGAGCTCTGGTTTAGACGTGTAGTAGCCCTTCTGTTTTTGGTGGTAGGTGTTTACTATATTTTGCATGCGTTCTGGGGTATTGGGTAA
- a CDS encoding nitrophenyl compound nitroreductase subunit ArsF family protein produces the protein MKATKLVLFFALIAAAISSNGQNVKKAEPAKTPTVEAYYFHFTARCATCLAVEAQTEGDINALYPELVKNGTITFKSINLDDATSKALANKLKVTGQTLLFVAGGQKVDLTNEGFLYAKSNPDKLKEIIKQKLDGMLK, from the coding sequence ATGAAAGCAACTAAATTAGTTCTATTTTTTGCTCTTATTGCCGCAGCTATTTCGAGCAATGGACAAAATGTAAAGAAGGCAGAACCAGCCAAAACACCTACCGTTGAGGCATACTACTTTCACTTTACAGCACGCTGTGCAACCTGCTTAGCCGTTGAAGCGCAGACCGAGGGAGACATCAATGCCCTTTACCCTGAATTGGTAAAAAATGGCACCATCACCTTTAAGTCCATCAATCTGGATGATGCTACAAGCAAAGCCTTGGCCAACAAGTTGAAGGTTACGGGGCAAACCCTACTTTTTGTGGCTGGAGGTCAGAAGGTGGATCTTACCAACGAAGGGTTTCTCTACGCGAAGTCGAATCCCGATAAGCTCAAGGAGATTATTAAGCAGAAGTTGGATGGAATGCTGAAATAG
- a CDS encoding efflux RND transporter permease subunit translates to MFDYFYKRPYLLYSLIFAFFIMGVMALVTLPKNLFPDSTPPQVIVITKVPGATAQVAANTVSKPIEQEIARLGLLTEVSSVNVANFSIVKAEFKYEKGLDAAAVDVANALSIAKGNLPADANPAIYTAGDFTLPVDVISVSPKTDSVNLGDIRKMVDGFIKPYLLSNPDIGNVEVFGGYESSINIEVDPFKAKRFNVDFDKIAMALKVLNRDMPIGFVKGANNFYTITFYGEKDEIEKLKQITILPNVRLSDVANVEWGYKKRTSGYIGNGKPAIALAIQRTPGGSVLSVSNAARAEMKNLQAKYPNFNFEISDTQRNLIQLANNNMLIALRDAIFYTLIVILFFIGNFRAIAAAAITIPMVFFSTMAVIWLTGGSLNIVIYTAIILALGLLTDNAVVVLENIERHLNELKEDLQTAIQKGTKEVVGPIWSGTIATIAIVAPLMFVGGFPEKIFKPLIFTLIIALLVSFFLSITFIPKLLEMFYKNGHNKNKVEKWFDRLYEKSVGRLVEPYVGVIRFSNGKRKVLRRVLLSVGVLLLLLVSVKTIMPTIGKDAMPPMDTGIIKAQIQFSSNETTNSAEKKLEPFIAWLHKQPWANMSSVAFGNEMGVLSLGSGNLPSEATITVNCVDRFHRKMNMWQIEKIMRDTLSHLEGIKKNDVYDFGATALSTIKATLDVRIKSPYVDGLAEKSQEVKDALANVKGLTSVSTSWDKDFTEIALNIDENKALSYGITPYEIAMQILAKGQVVGLNANLQSLNTQPVTLYFKGKFGENEQTLRLLPIHTAMGEVPLEQLAKISKNLTFAKIERDKMMYSIDVNGYRSNRPVSHITADAEAALKNVKSNNDVVISQEGDIAQINDSFHRMIKAIALGIFILTMVLISIYRSVKLSLIMILVLPLSMIGAAWGMLLFHKPSCMPSLLGILLLFGIIIKNAVLLIDFYQKHRDSGESPYDSAIESVRVRFRPVMMTAFGTIAGMIPIALEQAVGLERLSPLADVAIGGLLVGTLLTLIFVPMFAYIVDTKKEKIKLASNEDGRTAIE, encoded by the coding sequence ATGTTTGATTATTTCTACAAGCGGCCATATCTGCTATATTCGCTGATATTTGCCTTCTTTATCATGGGGGTGATGGCGCTCGTCACACTGCCCAAAAATCTGTTCCCCGATTCTACCCCGCCCCAAGTCATTGTGATTACAAAGGTACCAGGAGCAACTGCACAGGTAGCTGCCAATACGGTTTCAAAACCGATTGAGCAGGAGATTGCCCGCTTAGGTTTGTTAACCGAGGTTAGCTCGGTGAACGTGGCCAACTTCTCTATCGTGAAGGCTGAGTTCAAGTATGAAAAAGGTCTCGATGCAGCAGCCGTTGACGTGGCCAACGCCCTTTCCATTGCCAAAGGAAACCTTCCGGCTGATGCCAATCCTGCCATCTATACCGCAGGAGACTTTACGCTACCGGTCGATGTGATTTCAGTTTCACCCAAAACTGACAGCGTAAACCTGGGCGACATCCGCAAAATGGTGGATGGCTTTATAAAACCATACCTGTTAAGCAATCCTGATATCGGGAATGTGGAAGTATTTGGGGGCTATGAAAGTTCAATCAATATTGAAGTAGACCCGTTCAAGGCTAAACGCTTCAATGTCGATTTCGATAAAATAGCCATGGCACTCAAGGTGCTTAACCGCGATATGCCCATTGGGTTCGTAAAAGGAGCCAATAACTTCTACACCATTACTTTTTATGGCGAAAAAGACGAAATAGAAAAATTGAAGCAAATTACGATTCTTCCCAATGTAAGGTTAAGTGATGTGGCCAATGTGGAATGGGGTTATAAAAAACGCACCAGCGGATATATTGGTAACGGAAAGCCTGCTATTGCATTAGCCATTCAGCGTACTCCTGGCGGCAGCGTTTTAAGCGTGAGCAACGCAGCTAGGGCTGAGATGAAGAACCTGCAGGCGAAATATCCGAACTTTAATTTTGAGATTTCCGATACACAGCGCAACCTGATTCAGCTTGCTAACAATAACATGCTGATTGCCCTTCGCGATGCTATTTTTTATACGTTGATCGTTATCCTGTTTTTCATTGGAAATTTCAGGGCCATTGCCGCGGCCGCCATCACCATTCCCATGGTTTTCTTTTCAACAATGGCGGTTATCTGGCTTACCGGCGGAAGCCTTAACATAGTAATCTATACAGCAATCATCCTTGCCTTGGGGCTGCTAACCGATAACGCGGTGGTGGTGCTCGAAAATATTGAACGGCACCTGAATGAGCTGAAGGAAGATTTACAAACAGCCATCCAAAAGGGGACTAAAGAAGTTGTTGGGCCAATATGGTCGGGAACCATTGCTACCATTGCCATTGTAGCCCCACTGATGTTTGTTGGCGGATTTCCCGAAAAAATCTTTAAACCATTGATATTTACCTTAATCATTGCGTTGCTGGTCTCGTTTTTTCTTTCCATTACATTCATTCCCAAACTTTTGGAAATGTTTTATAAAAACGGACACAACAAGAACAAAGTTGAGAAATGGTTCGACCGTTTGTACGAAAAGTCCGTTGGCCGCTTGGTAGAACCTTACGTGGGCGTCATCCGGTTTTCGAATGGTAAACGTAAAGTTCTGCGCCGTGTGTTGCTTTCGGTGGGAGTATTGCTGCTGTTGCTGGTGAGTGTTAAAACAATTATGCCTACCATCGGCAAGGATGCCATGCCACCCATGGATACGGGCATTATTAAAGCACAAATACAATTTAGTTCCAACGAAACAACGAATAGCGCCGAAAAAAAACTGGAACCATTTATAGCCTGGCTGCACAAGCAACCGTGGGCTAACATGAGTTCCGTTGCTTTTGGGAATGAAATGGGCGTGTTGAGCCTCGGGAGCGGCAACTTACCTTCCGAAGCTACCATTACCGTGAATTGCGTGGACCGTTTCCACCGCAAGATGAACATGTGGCAGATTGAAAAAATTATGCGCGATACGCTGTCACACCTGGAAGGCATCAAGAAAAACGACGTATACGATTTTGGCGCCACCGCTCTTTCCACCATCAAGGCAACGCTCGATGTCAGGATTAAATCGCCATACGTGGACGGTTTGGCCGAAAAGTCACAGGAAGTGAAAGATGCTTTGGCCAATGTAAAAGGATTAACTTCTGTCTCCACGAGCTGGGACAAGGACTTCACTGAGATTGCCCTGAACATTGACGAGAACAAGGCGCTGAGCTATGGCATCACACCGTATGAAATTGCCATGCAGATTCTGGCAAAGGGCCAGGTAGTGGGGCTGAATGCCAACTTGCAGTCGCTCAACACACAGCCTGTTACCCTTTACTTCAAGGGTAAATTTGGCGAGAACGAGCAGACGCTAAGGCTTTTGCCAATTCATACCGCTATGGGCGAAGTTCCGCTCGAACAACTGGCCAAAATTTCGAAAAACCTGACGTTTGCCAAGATCGAACGCGACAAAATGATGTACAGTATCGATGTCAACGGCTACCGGTCCAATAGGCCCGTGTCGCATATCACAGCCGATGCCGAAGCAGCACTTAAAAATGTGAAAAGCAACAACGATGTGGTTATTTCGCAGGAAGGAGATATTGCCCAGATTAACGACAGCTTTCATCGCATGATCAAAGCCATCGCGCTGGGGATTTTCATCCTAACCATGGTGCTTATTTCCATCTACCGGTCAGTGAAACTATCCCTCATTATGATTCTGGTATTGCCGCTTTCAATGATCGGTGCGGCTTGGGGAATGCTCTTGTTCCATAAGCCAAGCTGCATGCCAAGTTTGCTGGGGATACTGCTGCTGTTTGGTATCATCATTAAAAATGCGGTACTGCTCATCGATTTCTACCAAAAGCACAGAGACAGTGGTGAATCGCCTTACGATAGCGCTATTGAAAGCGTACGGGTGCGTTTCCGTCCAGTAATGATGACTGCCTTTGGAACAATTGCCGGAATGATCCCTATTGCGCTAGAACAGGCAGTTGGTCTTGAACGCTTAAGCCCGTTGGCCGATGTGGCTATTGGTGGGTTACTTGTAGGTACACTGTTAACCCTAATATTTGTGCCAATGTTCGCCTACATCGTAGATACAAAAAAGGAGAAGATAAAACTAGCAAGTAATGAAGATGGTAGGACAGCAATAGAGTAG
- a CDS encoding TolC family protein, which yields MFKNVLIFLCFPMVLHAQDVQHIAQLFDSLKTHPATQGDEIRIEQALAGKTMAYSKLYPNINLFGRYDYASSATAMLPLPLNELFAYKADPTKAQPFSENIYRVGATISMPIFVASIFPMAAKAKMMARSAKDLKNINLLKNEAVIVGANANLLYMQALDSALTKKRNSLLKTKEFVVIKTNNGRAPESALLNINNGISQIDIMKNDLALQRDEVVAVIQSLTGVALNSPVTMEQVGTYKDGNIKALDPLREKAEADRLGYRAEKEKLLPSLVLQGSYSNNTAKSYNNNQRVNNDYTAVGIVLRIPLFAKDQYAQIKKSRLDYEASKNDLDRMSLELSSQASQLQSSLLLLDNSILLYKTSIKDKEQLLGIAKVSYQSDRLSMEDYLKYEDDLVLEQSKLFKAQAQKWQTLMKLNVIYGNNIEEVVK from the coding sequence ATGTTTAAAAATGTACTCATTTTTCTATGCTTTCCCATGGTGTTGCATGCCCAAGACGTGCAGCACATAGCTCAGCTCTTCGATTCGCTCAAAACGCACCCAGCAACACAGGGTGATGAGATACGGATTGAACAGGCCCTTGCAGGGAAAACAATGGCTTACAGCAAGCTATACCCAAACATTAACCTCTTCGGGAGGTACGATTACGCATCATCTGCCACGGCCATGTTGCCGTTACCGCTAAATGAACTTTTTGCCTATAAGGCTGATCCAACCAAGGCTCAACCCTTTAGCGAAAACATCTACAGGGTTGGAGCGACGATTTCCATGCCCATTTTTGTAGCATCCATCTTTCCCATGGCTGCCAAGGCGAAAATGATGGCACGTTCCGCCAAGGACTTGAAAAACATCAATCTACTAAAAAACGAGGCGGTCATTGTTGGCGCCAACGCTAACCTGTTGTACATGCAGGCCTTGGATTCGGCATTGACGAAAAAAAGGAACTCCCTGCTAAAAACAAAGGAGTTTGTGGTCATCAAAACCAACAACGGACGTGCCCCTGAATCGGCGCTCCTGAACATAAACAACGGGATCAGCCAGATCGATATCATGAAAAACGACCTAGCATTGCAACGCGATGAGGTGGTAGCCGTTATCCAATCGCTGACGGGCGTTGCCTTAAATAGCCCGGTAACTATGGAGCAGGTTGGCACCTATAAAGATGGGAATATTAAAGCGCTTGATCCGTTACGTGAAAAAGCGGAAGCCGACCGGTTAGGATACAGGGCCGAAAAAGAAAAACTTTTGCCATCCCTAGTGCTGCAAGGCAGCTATAGCAACAATACGGCAAAATCGTACAATAATAATCAGCGTGTAAACAACGATTATACTGCCGTTGGGATCGTTTTACGAATCCCCCTGTTTGCCAAAGACCAGTATGCCCAAATAAAAAAGAGCAGGCTGGATTATGAAGCATCTAAGAACGACCTCGACCGAATGAGTCTGGAACTCTCGTCGCAGGCATCGCAGTTGCAAAGTAGCTTGCTGCTGCTTGATAATTCCATTCTACTGTACAAAACTAGCATCAAGGACAAGGAACAACTTTTAGGGATAGCGAAGGTCAGTTACCAGTCCGACCGATTGTCTATGGAAGATTACCTTAAATATGAGGACGATCTCGTCCTTGAACAATCGAAGCTGTTTAAGGCCCAAGCCCAGAAATGGCAAACACTGATGAAACTTAACGTAATTTATGGAAATAATATTGAGGAGGTAGTGAAATGA
- a CDS encoding metalloregulator ArsR/SmtB family transcription factor, with the protein MDKKDIISAEQQRLARYAKAMGHPIRMYVLELLSKQNCCYSGDLSEELPIVKSTLSQHLKELRDAGLIQGEIEAPRIRYCIHKENWKDAQGLFRKFLKL; encoded by the coding sequence GTGGATAAAAAAGATATAATTTCAGCAGAGCAGCAACGACTTGCCCGTTACGCCAAGGCCATGGGACATCCCATTCGCATGTACGTGCTGGAGCTGCTTTCGAAGCAAAACTGCTGCTATAGCGGTGACCTTTCGGAGGAGCTTCCCATTGTAAAGTCCACCCTTTCTCAACACTTGAAAGAGTTGAGAGATGCTGGCCTTATACAGGGTGAAATTGAGGCGCCGCGTATTCGTTACTGCATCCATAAGGAGAACTGGAAGGATGCTCAGGGGCTGTTTCGGAAATTCCTAAAGTTGTAA
- a CDS encoding permease, with product MKKSIWVPAALLPIWFLVYHYLQPVTDWLIDSVFGMEKGTHLTETLRFFIFELPKVLLLLTLIIFFVGIVRSYFSAERTRKILEGKSEFTGNVLAALLGIVTPFCSCSAIPLFLGFVESGVPLGVTFSFLIAAPMINEVAVVLLFGLFGWKVALIYVVTGLVIAIAAGWTIGKLKLERWVQDWVFQTRLGEMNGEEEVNGLSSRIRFGYDAVREIVGKVWIYVAIGIGVGAAAHGYVPADFMAALMGKSAWYSVPLSILIGVPLYSNAAGIIPIVSVLLEKGASLGTSLAFMMSVIALSLPEMIILRKVLKLPFILTFAGIVAFGIMVVGYLFNFIF from the coding sequence ATGAAAAAGAGTATTTGGGTTCCGGCTGCGCTGCTGCCGATTTGGTTTTTGGTCTACCACTATCTTCAGCCCGTAACCGATTGGCTTATCGATTCCGTGTTTGGAATGGAGAAGGGAACCCACCTGACTGAAACGCTTAGGTTTTTCATTTTCGAGTTGCCAAAGGTGCTGTTGCTGCTTACGCTCATCATCTTCTTTGTGGGCATTGTTCGTTCCTACTTTTCGGCAGAGCGAACGCGTAAAATTTTGGAGGGTAAGTCGGAGTTTACGGGAAATGTGCTGGCAGCTCTACTGGGTATTGTTACGCCATTTTGCTCCTGCTCGGCCATTCCGCTCTTTTTAGGTTTTGTGGAGTCGGGGGTACCGTTGGGTGTAACCTTTTCGTTTCTAATTGCGGCCCCTATGATTAACGAGGTGGCCGTGGTGCTGCTGTTTGGCCTGTTTGGCTGGAAGGTAGCTTTGATATACGTGGTTACCGGATTGGTAATTGCCATTGCTGCCGGATGGACCATTGGCAAGCTAAAGCTGGAGCGGTGGGTGCAGGATTGGGTTTTTCAAACTCGACTTGGCGAGATGAACGGGGAGGAGGAGGTAAACGGCCTATCGTCGCGTATTCGCTTTGGTTACGATGCCGTTCGCGAAATTGTGGGTAAGGTTTGGATATACGTTGCAATTGGCATAGGTGTTGGCGCGGCAGCGCATGGCTATGTGCCGGCCGATTTTATGGCTGCGCTCATGGGTAAGTCGGCTTGGTATAGCGTGCCGCTCTCCATACTCATTGGGGTGCCGCTCTACTCCAATGCTGCCGGGATAATCCCCATTGTGTCGGTGCTGCTCGAAAAGGGTGCCTCGCTGGGAACCTCCCTCGCCTTTATGATGTCGGTAATTGCGCTCTCCCTACCGGAGATGATAATCCTACGGAAGGTGCTCAAGCTCCCCTTTATTCTCACCTTTGCTGGAATTGTGGCCTTTGGCATAATGGTGGTGGGGTATCTGTTTAACTTTATCTTCTGA